A single window of Pontiella agarivorans DNA harbors:
- a CDS encoding glutamate-5-semialdehyde dehydrogenase, with protein sequence MDIKEQVLEIGAKAKAASRELARLSTRKKNAILEAMAEELDAQRALIQQENQKDLEAGRKAGLTNAMLDRLELTDARIDSMIKGLRDVAVLQDPVGEEISTWNRPNGLEIHKRRVPIGVIGIIFESRPNVTCDAAALCFKTSNAVILRGGKEAIHSNLAIAKAMQKGGESKGMPEHCIQLIPTIDRAAVEVMCQMTDYLDLIIPRGGEGLIRAVMKMAHVPVIKHYTGVCHTYVDASADLEMALRIAENAKCQRPGVCNAMETLLVHQDIADEFLPKMGGIFDQNGVEMRGDSRTTSLIGTAIPAKEEDWRTEYVDLILSIKVVDDVKAAIEHINTYGSGHSDAIVAEDEKATVQFLNEVDSATVYVNASTRFTDGAEFGMGAEIGVSTDKLHARGPMGLEELTTYKYVIEGDGQIRE encoded by the coding sequence ATGGACATTAAAGAACAGGTACTCGAAATCGGTGCAAAGGCAAAAGCGGCTAGCCGTGAACTCGCCCGCCTTTCAACGCGCAAAAAAAATGCGATTCTGGAAGCCATGGCCGAAGAGCTGGACGCTCAGCGTGCACTGATCCAGCAGGAAAACCAGAAGGATCTTGAAGCCGGACGCAAAGCCGGACTGACCAATGCCATGCTCGACCGACTGGAGCTGACGGATGCCCGCATTGACAGCATGATTAAGGGCTTGCGCGATGTCGCCGTACTGCAGGATCCTGTCGGCGAGGAAATCAGCACCTGGAACCGCCCGAACGGACTGGAAATTCATAAACGCCGCGTCCCGATCGGCGTTATCGGCATCATCTTTGAATCGCGCCCCAATGTAACCTGCGATGCGGCAGCACTCTGCTTCAAAACCTCGAATGCCGTCATCCTCCGTGGCGGAAAAGAAGCCATTCATTCTAATCTGGCTATCGCCAAAGCCATGCAGAAGGGCGGCGAATCCAAAGGCATGCCGGAACACTGCATCCAGCTGATTCCCACCATCGACCGCGCGGCTGTGGAAGTGATGTGCCAGATGACCGATTATCTCGACCTGATTATTCCCCGCGGCGGCGAAGGCCTGATCCGGGCGGTCATGAAAATGGCACACGTTCCGGTTATCAAACACTACACCGGCGTCTGCCACACCTATGTGGATGCCTCGGCCGATCTCGAAATGGCCCTCCGGATTGCTGAAAATGCAAAATGCCAGCGACCCGGGGTTTGCAATGCCATGGAAACATTGCTCGTCCACCAAGATATTGCGGATGAATTCCTTCCGAAAATGGGTGGAATTTTTGACCAGAACGGTGTTGAGATGCGGGGCGACAGCCGGACCACATCGTTAATCGGCACCGCCATTCCGGCCAAAGAGGAGGACTGGCGCACGGAATATGTCGACCTGATCCTTTCCATTAAAGTGGTGGACGATGTCAAAGCGGCGATTGAACACATTAATACGTACGGCTCCGGCCATTCGGACGCCATTGTGGCCGAAGACGAAAAGGCCACCGTCCAGTTCCTGAACGAAGTGGATTCCGCCACCGTATATGTAAATGCTTCAACCCGTTTCACCGACGGCGCGGAGTTCGGTATGGGCGCCGAAATCGGAGTGAGCACAGACAAGCTCCATGCCCGCGGACCGATGGGGCTTGAAGAGCTGACGACCTATAAATATGTGATCGAAGGCGACGGACAGATTCGCGAATAA
- the proB gene encoding glutamate 5-kinase: MVQRKHREALKNAKRIVVKAGSKVLVEQTGRPDHQQLKALVDELSAIRNDGGELAFVSSGAVGAGLDALNFARRPKDIPDLQMAAAVGQISLISAYHELFKANGVNVGQVLLTHDALKHRTRHLNARNTLINLIKNRVIPIINENDTISTKEIKFGDNDVLAALVSILIDADALVLLSTTDGLRNGDERVSYIEEVDDDVLALVADKADNLSTGGMASKLKSAQIAAHNGIPVVIADGRKPGVLAHIFQGQDEGTLLFPKAGNMSKRKSWIAFFNRAEGCVVIDDGAVDALRKGKSLLPVGIKAVKGNFKTGAMVDIQSPSGESVARGLVELPSHEIDDLKGRKTAGKSGEVVHHDNMVIL; this comes from the coding sequence ATGGTGCAGCGAAAACATAGAGAAGCCCTTAAAAACGCAAAACGGATTGTGGTGAAAGCGGGCAGCAAGGTTCTGGTGGAACAGACCGGACGTCCCGACCATCAGCAGCTCAAGGCACTGGTGGACGAGCTCTCCGCCATCCGGAATGACGGCGGCGAACTCGCCTTTGTCTCCTCCGGTGCCGTCGGAGCGGGACTCGATGCCCTGAATTTTGCCCGCCGCCCGAAGGATATTCCGGACCTGCAGATGGCGGCAGCCGTGGGACAGATTTCATTAATCAGTGCCTACCACGAACTTTTTAAGGCCAACGGCGTGAACGTTGGACAGGTGTTGCTCACCCACGATGCCCTGAAACACCGTACCCGCCACCTGAATGCACGAAATACGCTGATCAATCTGATCAAAAACCGGGTTATTCCGATTATCAACGAAAACGACACCATCTCCACGAAAGAGATTAAATTCGGTGATAACGACGTGCTGGCCGCTCTGGTTTCGATTCTGATTGATGCCGATGCGCTTGTCCTGCTGAGCACGACCGATGGATTGCGCAACGGCGATGAGCGGGTCTCTTATATTGAAGAGGTCGACGATGATGTGCTCGCGCTGGTGGCCGATAAAGCCGACAATCTGTCGACCGGCGGTATGGCTTCGAAACTGAAATCCGCACAGATTGCCGCGCACAACGGAATTCCCGTGGTCATTGCCGATGGACGAAAGCCCGGCGTTTTGGCCCATATTTTCCAGGGACAGGACGAAGGCACGCTTCTTTTTCCAAAGGCTGGAAACATGTCCAAGCGAAAAAGCTGGATTGCGTTCTTCAACCGGGCAGAGGGCTGTGTGGTAATCGACGACGGCGCTGTTGATGCGCTCCGAAAAGGAAAAAGCCTGCTGCCGGTAGGCATCAAAGCGGTCAAAGGAAATTTCAAAACGGGCGCAATGGTTGATATTCAATCCCCGAGCGGCGAATCGGTTGCTCGCGGACTGGTCGAACTCCCGAGTCATGAAATCGATGATTTAAAGGGGCGAAAAACTGCCGGAAAATCCGGTGAAGTTGTTCATCACGATAATATGGTGATTCTTTAG
- a CDS encoding alpha-L-fucosidase, whose amino-acid sequence MMKRVVILWAVAALLNGCASRNAEKYEPTWKSLAKHEAEPEWLKDAKLGIYFHWGPYSVPAYGNEWYPRWMHFENRNEYKHHLATYGKPSEFGYHDFVPLFTGEHFDAAEWAELFRKAGAKFAGPVAEHHDGFSMWDSEITPWNAADKGPKQDILGNLFAELEKRDMKTIATFHHARNLQRYSDKPAEKGFQDSHYPWIEGQPPTSDDPELRLLYGNVPEEEWNETIWLGKLKEVIDHYQPDIIWFDSWLDRIPETYRQRFAAYYLNQAEKWNKDVAIIRKQNDLPLTFSINDHEKSREPKALKELWMTDDTISTGSWCYTQDLKIKPLSMVIHAVVDTVAKNGVVLLNISPKADGTIPQDQRDVLLGLGAWLNKNGEAIYSTRPWINAAEGPTAEPEGGFAARKKFMALKYTEKDIRYTASKDGKTVYAIIMGIPKAGSEVLFKTFAAEKIAVKRVSTLNGSAVDWSMTDNGLSVKAVATDDTAATVYKVEL is encoded by the coding sequence ATGATGAAACGTGTCGTTATTTTATGGGCTGTTGCCGCTCTGCTCAACGGGTGTGCCAGCAGAAATGCCGAAAAATATGAACCGACCTGGAAATCGCTGGCAAAACATGAGGCCGAACCGGAATGGCTGAAAGATGCCAAACTCGGCATTTATTTCCATTGGGGGCCGTATTCGGTTCCCGCCTATGGAAACGAATGGTATCCGCGCTGGATGCATTTTGAAAACCGGAATGAATATAAGCACCATCTCGCAACCTACGGAAAACCGTCTGAATTCGGTTATCACGATTTTGTGCCGCTGTTTACCGGTGAACATTTCGATGCTGCTGAATGGGCGGAGCTCTTCCGGAAAGCCGGCGCAAAATTTGCCGGCCCCGTGGCAGAGCATCACGACGGATTTTCGATGTGGGATTCAGAGATCACGCCCTGGAATGCGGCCGACAAAGGGCCGAAGCAGGATATTCTCGGCAATCTGTTTGCCGAACTTGAAAAGCGCGATATGAAAACCATTGCCACCTTCCACCATGCGCGGAATCTTCAGCGTTATTCCGATAAACCTGCTGAAAAAGGGTTTCAGGACAGCCATTATCCCTGGATTGAGGGTCAGCCGCCCACATCCGATGATCCTGAATTACGGCTGTTATACGGCAATGTGCCGGAAGAGGAGTGGAACGAAACCATCTGGCTCGGAAAACTCAAAGAAGTGATCGACCATTATCAGCCCGACATCATCTGGTTCGACAGCTGGCTAGACCGTATTCCGGAAACATACCGTCAGCGGTTTGCCGCTTATTATCTGAATCAGGCCGAAAAATGGAATAAAGACGTGGCGATCATCCGTAAACAGAATGATCTGCCGCTGACCTTCAGCATTAACGACCATGAAAAATCGCGTGAACCCAAAGCCCTCAAAGAGCTCTGGATGACCGACGACACGATCAGTACCGGCAGCTGGTGCTATACGCAGGACCTGAAAATTAAACCGCTCAGTATGGTGATTCATGCGGTTGTTGATACCGTGGCCAAAAACGGCGTCGTGCTGCTCAATATTTCACCGAAAGCCGATGGCACCATTCCGCAGGATCAGCGCGATGTGCTGCTGGGGCTCGGGGCATGGCTGAATAAAAACGGAGAAGCCATTTATTCCACCCGCCCGTGGATCAACGCCGCCGAGGGGCCGACCGCCGAGCCGGAAGGCGGATTTGCCGCCCGTAAAAAATTCATGGCGCTGAAGTACACGGAAAAGGATATCCGCTATACGGCTTCCAAAGACGGGAAAACGGTCTATGCCATCATCATGGGAATTCCAAAGGCGGGAAGCGAAGTGCTGTTTAAAACGTTTGCCGCTGAAAAAATCGCCGTGAAAAGGGTGAGTACCCTCAACGGCTCCGCCGTGGATTGGAGCATGACGGATAACGGTCTTTCAGTTAAGGCTGTCGCGACGGACGATACTGCGGCTACGGTGTATAAGGTGGAGCTTTAA